One stretch of Gadus chalcogrammus isolate NIFS_2021 chromosome 14, NIFS_Gcha_1.0, whole genome shotgun sequence DNA includes these proteins:
- the adma gene encoding adrenomedullin a — protein sequence MKLILQSVLYGCLLSTIAHCVELEVNPELKKRLSVWMESQLRRHLNSLSAERVAESEQLVTPEDIRDTLIPHSSNGISIRTKRSKHFTVNQSRRPGCSLGTCTVHDLAHRLHQLNNKLKSAPIDKISPQGYGRRRRSVPARRVTLELEQGRLRPDWRNTVSQVHKLEALLLLTRT from the exons ATGAAGCTGATCCTCCAATCCGTCCTTTATGGATGCCTGCTATCCACAATAGCTCACTGTGTGGAACTTGAAGTGAACCCGGAGTTGAAAAAACG GTTAAGTGTGTGGATGGAGAGCCAACTGAGGAGGCATCTTAACAGCTTGTCTGCAGAGAGGGTGGCGGAGTCTGAGCAGTTGGTCACACCAGAAGATATCAGGGATACTCTGATTCCACATTCCAG CAATGGCATCAGCATCAGAACCAAGCGTTCCAAGCACTTCACTGTCAACCAGTCCAGACGGCCCGGCTGCTCCCTGGGCACGTGCACCGTACATGACCTGGCGcaccgcctccaccagctcAACAACAAGTTGAAGAGTGCCCCCATCGACAAGATCAGCCCGCAGGGGTACGGCCGGAGACGGCGCTCTGTCCCGGCTCGCAGGGTCAccctggagctggagcagggaaGGCTGAGGCCTGACTGGAGGAACACTGTGTCACAAGTTCACAAGCTGGAggccctcctgctcctcacccgGACATGA